In the Mytilus trossulus isolate FHL-02 chromosome 1, PNRI_Mtr1.1.1.hap1, whole genome shotgun sequence genome, one interval contains:
- the LOC134727655 gene encoding uncharacterized protein LOC134727655: MSDNIYSTTKESSNYARLCRLLLDVGTDVFRYVFDNFAPPADLANFLSKHEAKLKKKPNLRGYQKKKLYPDNGKPLSNDFDISLLYTLLRETCNMEPPMNGWGNKVDPLDNSISANIEKIRQIRNDIYGHVLRACLQEHIFEENWLVLSQALISLGGHRYEQIIYRLRYLSLDPDSDEDYMRRFSDWVSEGSKRLDAVEESVANIMNIVTSMAKPDEQEQLKLIIEFRAKEDCCFVETRAFLDIENQLLRNGSVLIVGDPGEGKTFSAWHIILKSLIKGFQFHLVDSPHEWQSKWTPTSKQIFFVDDCFGKSQLVPQKVESWLKLQDLLRGCIDKTHTYIIATIRRSIYRDSLDLITKLVLFGPSVDINDPCRCLTSSERVQILKSHLNNEIDINIESLISTTSTPRFPISCRLFASDQQFRNQGAAFFENPINQLKEEIIILSKTNNIAFSSLVFLMLFDGCLDCHLMHSDYYEKSEALSSFLPWMKYLCCTKTNNNRIYEATESIKQIRKLPKVTRIEDFRNGIEHMLGIYVVYDNGQYRFVHESISETVGVVLAGEDIEFVLKNATHCFIQQRVTVYSTCNTDGLRNDETMVVVREPYFQTLAKRLTDDVLSGQLGTTFQSQSLRNIGFTTFWCTYLSSVTRSKYLKFIRCIDDKGLSVQYWAARTGNEILLKFFLDGQDPTNDVLHGACYSESIDCVHMVLNHKINTNATDNSGFTPLLISCVTKNRDITRLLLSRGADVNKEHADFGTVLHYACWNIDLDLVTILLQKGAKSNVATTAGWPNVVFDGNGNDIIRMLIKREKTLRLTSNTNWSPLHLACGKNNIEIVNLLIQYGANINQYTTQGWTPLFCATKKGLHHIVNILIQKGASVNMKDHFGVACLHRVCYDGYLHVARALLSGGADVNIQSKALYTPLHCACENGHTDIVHLLLKCGADTRLYSMNNKTPRDVAVKKQRFDIITIIEKHEQRC; encoded by the exons ATGAGTGATAATATATATTCTACGACAAAAGAATCTTCGAACTATGCTAGACTGTGTCGTCTTTTGTTGGATGTAGGAACAGATGTATTTCGATATGTATTCGACAACTTTGCTCCTCCAGCAGATCTAGCCAATTTTTTGTCCAAGCACGAAGCTAAACTGAAGAAAAAACCAAATCTACGTGGATACCAAAAGAAGAAACTATACCCTGACAATGGTAAACCGTTGTCTAACGATTTTGACATTTCCTTACTCTATACTTTACTTCGGGAGACGTGTAACATGGAACCACCAATGAACGGCTGGGGAAATAAAGTAGATCCCTTGGATAACAGTATTAGTGCAAACATCGAGAAAATAAGACAAATCAGAAATGATATATACGGTCACGTCCTACGTGCATGCTTACAGGAACATATATTTGAAGAGAATTGGCTTGTGTTATCTCAAGCATTAATTTCTCTTGGCGGACATAGGTATGAACAAATAATATATCGCCTGAGGTATTTGTCATTGGACCCTGACAGTGATGAAGACTACATGAGGAGATTTTCGGATTGGGTGTCGGAAGGTTCAAAACGACTAGACGCTGTAGAAG aaTCAGTTGCAAACATTATGAACATTGTGACGTCTATGGCTAAGCCTGATGAGCAAG AACAGCTAAAACTGATCATTGAGTTCAGGGCCAAGGAGGACTGTTGTTTTGTTGAAACACGTGCTTTTCTGGATATTGAAAACCAATTATTACGTAACGGATCTGTGTTGATCGTTGGAGATCCAGGAGAAGGAAAAACCTTCAGTGCATGGCATATTATCCTCAAATCGTTAATCAAAGGCTTCCAGTTTCATTTAGTGGATTCACCCCATGAATGGCAATCAAAATGGACCCCAACATCTAAACAGATATTTTTCGTTGATGACTGCTTTGGAAAATCGCAATTGGTCCCACAGAAAGTTGAATCCTGGCTAAAATTGCAAGATCTGTTACGCGGCTGTATCGACAAAACGCATACGTATATTATCGCAACTATTCGACGCTCAATTTATCGGGATTCGCTAGATCTTATTACAAAACTTGTTTTGTTTGGACCTTCTGTTGATATCAATGACCCATGCCGATGTTTGACTTCTAGTGAACGAGTCCAGATTTTGAAGAgtcatttaaataatgaaattgatataaatatcgAGTCCTTAATTTCAACCACATCCACACCACGATTTCCGATATCATGCCGATTGTTTGCATCAGATCAGCAATTTCGTAATCAAGGTGCcgcattttttgaaaatccaaTTAATCAGCTGaaagaagaaataattattctttcaaaaacaaacaatattgcTTTCTCAagtcttgtttttttaatgcTTTTTGATGGATGTTTAGACTGTCATCTAATGCATAGTGATTATTATGAGAAGTCTGAAGCACTTTCATCATTTCTTCCATGGATGAAATACCTTTGTTGcactaaaacaaacaataataggATATATGAAGCTACCGAAAGCATTAAACAAATAAGAAAGTTACCAAAAGTAACACGAATAGAAGATTTTAGAAACGGCATTGAACATATGCTAGGAATTTATGTCGTATATGATAATGGTCAATACAGATTCGTGCATGAGTCAATTTCTGAAACGGTTGGTGTTGTTTTGGCTGGTGAAGATATTGAATTCGTTCTTAAAAATGCTACTCACTGTTTTATCCAGCAAAGAGTTACTGTCTATTCCACATGCAATACCGATGGCTTGCGGAATGATGAGACAATGGTTGTAGTAAGGGAACCATACTTTCAAACGCTTGCTAAAAGACTAACGGATGATGTCCTCAGTGGTCAGTTGGGCACTACATTTCAAAGCCAATCCTTACGTAATATTGGATTCACAACATTTTGGTGTACATATCTTTCATCAGTAACTAGATCGAAGTATTTGAAGTTCATCAGGTGCATTGATGATAAAGGATTGTCAGTACAATATTGGGCAGCTAGAACAGGTAACGAAATTCTCCTCAAATTCTTTTTAGATGGGCAAGACCCTACAAATGATGTTTTACATGGTGCATGCTACAGTGAATCTATTGATTGCGTGCATATGGTTTTAAATCACAAGATCAACACAAATGCAACTGATAACAGCGGTTTTACGCCTTTGTTAATCTCATGTGTTACGAAAAACAGGGATATTACGCGTTTACTTCTTTCTCGCGGAGCTGATGTTAATAAAGAACATGCTGACTTTGGTACTGTTTTGCATTACGCCTGTTGGAACATAGACCTTGATTTAGTTACTATTCTCTTACAAAAGGGTGCTAAATCTAATGTTGCCACCACTGCTGGCTGGCcaaatgttgtttttgatgGCAATGGAAATGATATAATAAGAATGCTAATCAAACGAGAGAAGACTCTTCGTTTGACATCAAACACAAATTGGTCGCCTTTACACCTTGCATGCGGAAAAAACAACATCGAAATAGTTAATCTTTTAATACAGTACGGCGCTAATATAAATCAGTATACAACTCAAGGTTGGACACCATTGTTTTGTGCTACAAAGAAAGGCCTTCATCATATTGTAAATATTCTTATTCAAAAAGGAGCGTCAGTGAACATGAAAGATCACTTTGGAGTTGCATGTTTACACAGAGTATGCTACGATGGATACCTGCATGTTGCACGTGCTCTTTTATCTGGCGGAGCCGACGTTAACATTCAGTCAAAGGCGCTTTACACTCCGCTTCACTGTGCTTGCGAGAACGGCCATACAGATATAGTccatttattgttgaaatgtGGCGCTGACACAAGGCTATATAGTATGAATAACAAAACACCACGTGACGTTGCAGTGAAGAAACAGCGTTTTGATATTATAACGATTATTGAGAAACATGAACAAAGATGTTGA